The sequence AACTTAACGTCTTCGCATGGACCTGTGTTTTTGATAAACAGTCGCTTCCCTCTATTCTCTGCGACCCCACAACCCACCACCAGCGCAMAGACTGGTTTAAGTCGTGTGGTCCCCCTTCTTCCGAAGTTACGGGGGCATTTTGCCGAGTTCCTTAACCACAGTTCACCCGAACGCCTTAGTATTTTCAACCTGACCACCTGTGTCGGTTTAGGGTACGGGCCATACATCCACATCGCTAGAGGCTTTTCTCGACAGTACTAGATCACCAACTTCACCCCAATCGGGCTACGCATCACGCCTCAGGCTATACGGTGTGCGGATTTACCTACACACCACCTCACACGCTTACACCAACAATCCACTAAGCGGCATGGCTACTACTCTGTGTCACCCCATCACTTGAACCACACATCAGGCCCCACGACATCAACAACCAACGTGTTCAAAGAACACATCAATCATATCCGCGGTGGTTAGTATCAGTGCTTTATCATGGGCGCGGACATACGGGTACCAGAATATCAACTGGTTATCCATCGACTACGCCTGTCGGCCTCGCCTTAGGTCCCGACTCACCCTGGGAAGACGAACTTGACCCAGGAACCCTTAGTCATCCGGCGGGAAGGATTCTCACCTTCCAATTCGTTACTCATGCCTGCATTCTCACTCGCACACACTCCACGCCTCCTTACGGTAACGCTTCMAMACATGCACGACGCTCCCCTACCCAATAACAAGTTATTGCCGCGGTTTCGGCGGTGTGCTTGAGCCCCACTACATTGTCGGCGCAGGACCACTCGACCAGTGAGCTATTACGCACTCTTTCAAGGATGGCTGCTTCTAAGCCAACCTCCTGGCTGTCTTCGCGATCCCACATCCTTTTCCACTTAGCACACCCTTAGGGGCCTTAACCGGCGATCTGGGCTGTTTCCCTCTCGACTATGAAGCTTATCCCCCACAGTCTCACTGCCGCACAACACRATTGATGGCATTCGGAGTTTGGCTGACATTGCTAAGATTGTAGTCCCGCTCAACCAACCAGTAGCTCTACCTCCACCAAGCTAATGCGACGCTGCACCTAAATGCATTTCGGGGAGAACCAGCTATCACGGAGTTTGATTGGCCTTTCACCCCTACCCACAGCTCATCCCCGCAGTTTTCAACCTACGTGGGTTCGCGCCTCCACAGCATCTTACTGCTGCTTCACACTGGCCATGGGTAGATCACCCCGCTTCGGGTCCAGGACATGCCACTAAAACACCCCATTAGGATTCGGTTTCCCTACGGCTACCCCACACGGGTTAACCTCGCGACATGCCGCTGACTCGCAGGCTCATTCTTCAAAAGGCACGCCATCACACACAAAAAAAGGTGCTCTGACGGATTGTAAGCACATGGTTTCAGGAACTATTTCACTCCCCTCCCGGGGTACTTTTCACCATTCCCTCACGGTACTCATACACTATCGGTCACACTAAGTATTTAGGCTTACCGGGTGGTCCCGGCAGATTCACAGCAGATTCCACGAGCCCGCTGCTACTCGGGCACCCAACCACACAGATGCTGAAGTCTTCAACTACGGGACTATCACCCTCTACGGTTAGTGTTTCCACACCACTTCGCCTAACAACAACACCCACGCAAACCAGTGGTAGCTAGCTTAAAATCGGGCCCCACAACACCGCACACACAACCCCTACCAAGTATCACATGCATACGGTTTAGCCTCATCCACGTTCGTTCGCCACTACTAGCAGAATCATAATTTTATTTTCTCCTCCTACGGGTACTGAGATGTTTCACTTCCCCGCGTAAACCCCCACAACAGCTATGAATTCACTGAAGGGTAACACCCCATAACAGGTGCCAGGTTTCCCCATTCGGACATCCTCGGATCAACGCTTTATTGACAACTCCCCGAGGCTTAACGCAGCCTTACACGTCCTTCATCGGCTCAGCATGCCAAGGCATCCACCATGCGCCCTCAATAACGAACACACAACCAACCACACACAACAACAATGCCAAAAGCACCATCACCACGTATGCGGCCGGCGTGAACTACACAAAACACAAAAGAACAGAAATCACACAAACCACACACCCACCACCACAAAGCACACCAACAAAAGTCAGTAAAAGCAGTGGCAAGCATGCAGTTTAATGCTCGCGTCCACTATACAGTTCTCACACAACACCCCACACCACAACCACCACCAAGCAACAAGGCTTCGACAGTGTGTTACCAGCATGGGTTACAACCAGGGGATAATGCCCCAGACACCCAACAATGCACCAACATACAAAAGAAAAAAGTAACTTGCGTCGATTAGATAAATTAAGACTCTGGTTAAGGTGTATCTCCACCCGATTAAAAAAATTGGTGGCAGCAGAACACGCGTCTACATCAACCACCACAACCACCACACACCCACAAAAAGAAAGGGGGTCTGGATGGTTAAACACCAACTGGTGTTAAAAAATAATGCTCCTTAGAAAGGAGGTGATCCACCCGCACCTTCCGGTACGGGTACCTTGTTACGACTTCGTCCCAATCGCCGATCCCACCTTAGACAGCTCCCTAACAAGTTTGAGCCACTGGCTTCGGGTGTTACCAACTTTCATGACGTGACGGGCGGTGTGTACAAGGCCCGGGAACGTATTCACCGCAGCATTGCTGATCTACGATTACTAGCGACTCCGACTTCATGGGGTCGAGTTGCAGACCCCAATCCGAACTAAGACCGGCTTTCAGCGATTCGCTCCACCTCACAGTGTCGCTGCGCGTTGTACCGACCATTGTAGCATGTGTGAAGCCCTGGACATAAGGGGCATGATGATTTGACGTCATCCCCACCTTCCTCCGAGTTAACCCCGGCAGTCTCTCATGAGTCCCCAACTAAAATGCTGGCAACATAAGACAAGGGTTGCGCTCGTTGCGGGACTTAACCCAACATCTCACGACACGAGCTGACGACAACCATGCACCACCTGTACACCAACCACAAGGGAAACTACATCTCTGCAGCGATCTGGTGTATGTCAAGCCCAGGTAAGGTTCTTCGCGTTGCATCGAATTAATCCACATGCTCCGCCGCTTGTGCGGGCCCCCGTCAATTCCTTTGAGTTTTAGCCTTGCGGCCGTACTCCCCAGGCGGGGCGCTTAATGCGTTAGCTACGGCACAGAAGACGTGGAAGCCCCCTACACCTAGCGCCCACCGTTTACGGCATGGACTACCAGGGTATCTAATCCTGTTCGCTACCCATGCTTTCGCTCCTCAGCGTCAGTAACTGCCCAGAGACCTGCCTTCGCCATCGGTGTTCCTCCTGATATCTGCGCATTTCACCGCTACACCAGGAATTCCAGTCTCCCCTACAGCACTCAAGTTATGCCCGTATCGCCTGCACGCCCGGAGTTAAGCCCCGGAATTTCACAGACGACGCGACAAACCACCTACGAGCTCTTTACGCCCAGTAATTCCGGACAACGCTCGCACCCTACGTATTACCGCGGCTGCTGGCACGTAGTTAGCCGGTGCTTCTTATACAGGTACCGTCACAAAAAGCTTCGTCCCTGTCGAAAGGAGTTTACAACCCGAAGGCCGTCATCCCCCACGCGGCGTCGCTGCATCAGGCTTCCGCCCATTGTGCAATATTCCCCACTGCTGCCTCCCGTAGGAGTCTGGGCCGTATCTCAGTCCCAATGTGGCCGTACACCCTCTCAGGCCGGCTACCCGTCGACGCCTTGGTAGGCCATTACCCCACCAACAAGCTGATAGGCCGCGAGCTCATCTTGCACCGAAAAAACTTTCCAACCACCACACTAAAGGCAGTTCCTATCCGGTATTAGACCCAGTTTCCCAAGCTTATCCCAGAGTACAAGGCAGATCACCCACGTGTTACTCACCCGTTCGCCACTCGAGCACCCTAGCAAGCTAGGGCCTTTCCGTTCGACTTGCATGTGTTAAGCACGCCGCCAGCGTTCGTCCTGAGCCAGGATCAAACTCTCCACAAAAAAGGCCGTGAAAAGCCCAAACCTAGACAAAAAAGACAAACCAACACAAACAACACCACAAAAGCAGCATCATCTGAACTGGCACATCCAAAAATTACATAAAGAAAAAATCAACAACCAACCCCCAACCCGACGGGGCAAAAAAGGGGCTGGCCTAGTTAGAAGATTTAAATCAATACGCCCAAACAACTTAACTGTTATTTACAATGACGCCGCTTGAAAAAGCGCCATCCGGCATACACCAACCATGCCGCACACACAGCACAACACAGCCAGAACAATAAAAACCAACCAACACAAAAAAGTACATTGGCACACTATTGAGTTCTCACACATCATCACCACACAGCCATACGGAACATCTTTCGATGAAACGCAGTACTGCGAGTAAAGAAAATTTTTGTTTGTCAGGGCCTGTTTTCCTACCGCCACTCTTCAAGAACTCTGGTTCCTGTGGGGCGCTGTCGGTCGCGCTGACTCATATAAAGTTACACACGGGCTCAATAAAACACAAACATGCACCTCATTGGAGGTTTTTAACCCCTCAAGAAGTGCACGTCATTGGGTCTATAGTGCTTGTCTACGAGCAGCTTCTAGCTCGCCCCAAACCATCCCATGACACCCGAGCTGAAGACGTTGGCGCGCTTTGCCATTCGGGGATAGGCCACTATCCACGCAAGGTAGATGACCGCCATGCCGGCAAGTGCCCACTCCATTGGAACCGTGGAATTGATGAGCCAGGTGAGAAATATGGCCGCAATAAGTCCTGCAAGGACCACCGTGTAGAGCCACGTCTGTTTATCAGTAATGGCGAAACTCAACAGAAGTGAGGTTGCAGCAAGGAACACAACGGTGAATCCTGCAAGGTTCCCAGTCACCACGGCGAATATCAGGTCAGCCACCGCCGCTAAGCCCACTGGAATCACGGTGCACAGCAGGGTGGTTTTAGCCCAGGCAGCGCGGGGCAGCCCGAAGGTCACTGCATCTTTCAAGGAACTTCGCACTGAGTCCATTAGGATCGGTACGACAATCAAGGTGACGATGGTACCCACGATTCCCACGTTTTTGCCCCACAGTTGGATAATCGCAACAGTCGCCGCAATAGCGAGGAAGGCGCCGAACGCCACCCACATCCATGCGCGAACTTGCGGGCGCAGAACGATTTGAGAGACCGGGGAAGCGGCAAATAAGCCGGTTGAAGAATCACCATCGCTGCCAGCGATGAGTGATTTCGCCGTCAAACGCGATGGTTCAAACTGCTTCACCATGCAGACTATCCATGCCAACACCGGGGCAATGAGTACCCACCAGGGAAACGCAAAAGGTGCACTGACAAGAATGAGCACAAGCGCTAAAGAAACATTGATTCTCCGATGCCCATTCCACACGCGTGTACTGAGACCAAAAGTGAGGTAACGCGAGAAGTCAGGTTGGGAAAGGTAAAGCATGAGGGGCATAAAGAGTGAATAGCCGATGGCCCAGCCAGTTCCGCGGTCCTGCCCCAGAAACGGCAAGACGATAATCCATATTGCGTAGATTGCACTGAATGTCGAGAGCGCCATGTGCCTATAGAGCTTCATCGCGTCTCCCCCAATGCCAGCACTGCCTGTTCAAGGGAAACCTCAGAAGCACGCAGGCCCATCTCCTGCGCCATGTCGAAGACGTTGGTGGAGTGGTTCGGGCGGGCGTCGACAAGCGCGCGGTCCGCTACGGCAGAGCTTTCACGCTCGAGCACCGGGAGGGACAGGCGCCCCAAGGCGCGATCGAGTGCCTCGGCAGGGCCGGTGAGCTTGACGACGCCCTCAATGAACTCGTCGATAGGACCGGAAAGTGGGTTCTCCCCCATGAGCGCCACGGTATCGAGAAGGCCGGACAGCTCGTTGAGGTGATGGGTGGAGACAATAATGGTGCGCCCGTGTTCTTCGCGCAGCACGTCGTAGAAGACTTCCCGTTTAGCGGCATCGAGGCCGAGATAGGGTTCGTCGAGAAGCATGATCGGCACCCCCGATGCCACCGCAACGATGAAGCTAGCCGCCGACTTCTGCCCCCGGGACAGGCCCGAGTAGTTCTTCATGGGCAGCTCAAAGCGCTCGACCAGCTCTTCGGCGCGCTCTTTATTCCAGGTGGGCCACCGCAGACTGGACACGGTGAAGACCTTCTTCATGTTCCAACCTTCGGGCAAGGGGTTATCAATGCCCATGAGCACAACTTTGTTGAGCACCTTCTCATTGTCGAAGGGCTTCTCACCGTCGACCGTGATACCGGAACCACCCAGTTGACCGGCAATTTTGCGCAACAGAGTGGTCTTACCAATGCCATTGGGGCCGACAAGCCCGTGGGTGAGGCCGTCGCTGAATGTGAAATCTGGGGTCTTGATCATGAGTAGAGTCCTCGGCTTTCTGCGACTAAGTCGATGAGGTCGTGGAGTTGTTGGCGGGTATAGCCCAGGTGCACGGCTTCGTCGATAAGCGGGGCGGCGTATTCGGCCGCAAAGTCCTGGCGGCGGCGTGCACGAATAAGTTCGGCCGCGCCAAAGGTGACGAACATTCCGATGCCTCGGCGTTTTTCGAGGATCCCGAGATCCGCGAGGAGGGTGAGGCCCTTGCGGGCGGTGGCTGGGTTGATGCTATGGAAAGCGGCGAGCTCATTCGTGGACGGCGCCTGGGCACCTTCAGCGAGAGTGCCGTCAATGATGGCGTCCTCGATAAGCACCGCTATCTGGCGAAAGAGGGGCTGCGCGGAATTGTCCATGCACGCCTCCTAGTTGGTTGGTTACTCATGTAACTAACCATATAACCGACCCTATATCGCCCGCAAGAGTTCCTCTTAACACCCTCTTGACCTGCGAATTTCCTTAAGGTTATCGACGTTTTGTGACCAATGGGGCACACTGGAACCCACTAGCCTTAGGCTGGGGACCACACGAATGTGACCATAGAAAAATTAGTTAGAAACAATAGAACGGAATTTAGGAGCCATGCTTGAACGAACACTTGTTTTCGTTGACACGTCATACCTACTCGCTAGTTTTTATAACTCCTGGGAGACCGGCGCTCGGGCCCAGCTAGAGATTGATTTGCCCGAGGTTGTTAGTTCTCTCGGCTGCATGATTGAAAACCAGGTGGGCAACCGTATTCACCGTCAGTACTGGTACGACGGAATCCCCGATACCGGCCCCCACCGCTACCAGCGCGCGCTACGCGTGTGCGATGGCGTACAACTGCGCACCGGCCAGCTCATCGAATGGGGGGAGCGCCGCACACAAAAAGCCGTGGATACACGCCTCGTCGCAGACATGATTGTCTCCGCAATGAAGGGCCAGGTCACCGACTTTGTGCTGGTCTCCGGTGATGCCGACATGATTCCCGGCGTCCAGGAGGCCGTCAACAACGGCGTACGCGTGCACCTCTACGGCTTCGGATGGGATTCCATGTCCTCGGCCCTTCGCCACGCCTGTGACTCCACGACCATCCTCGACCCGCGCGAGGACTTCGCCGACGCCATGGAACTCGAAGTCCTCGAGGGGCCACTGCCGCCGACAATCCGTGAGCCGCGCGAGTCCGACGAGGAGTCCGATTCTGACGCGGTGCTTGGCGACGTCCCCGCCGACCAACCCTCCGCCCCCACCGACAGCACCACGGACGGTGAGGACCACGAGCCTGAAGAGCCAACGGAAGCCCAAGCCGCCTTCCCTTCGGCGCCGAAGCCTGGTCCCTCCACTCCTTCCGCTGCGGCCCCCGCCGCACCAGACGCTGCGACCGCCGAGGCGCCCATCGACGAGGATGAGCCCATTCTTTCCGGCCGTCGCTCGCCCGCCGCCGCGGCGTCCACGGAGGACTCCAGCGACGCGGACGACGTCACCAACAAAGAATTTTCCGAAGCCAAGCCCGCGGATGCACAGGCCTCAGATATGAATACGGCGCCGAAGCCGGGGCCGAAGCCCTCAGCGCCAAAGCCTTCCATGATGGCCCCGCGCCGTAAGCTGCGCTCGAAGTATGTCCCACTACCTGAAGAGGTCTGGAGCTCCGCCGGCTTCCAATCGCCCTTCGACGTGGGTCAGCAGTACGCCTCCTGGTGGTTCGATAACGCGGCCAGCGCCGATCAGCGCGATCAGGCCCACCTCCTCTCCGGCGGCGGCCTGCCCCCGGAGATCGACCGCCCACTGTTGCAGTTCGCCTGCGAAACGCTTCATGAGTACACCCTGACCGAGACCCAGCGCGTGAATCTTCGTGATGGTTTCCACTCCGGCATCCGTGGCGTGCTCATCAACATCCGCCGCCAAGACGGCTAACGCGGCGGTACCCGCCGCGGCTGAAAGCCATAGCAGCACACGCGTTGCTGCCTGTGTGCCTCACCAGGACCACAGTAAAGGGACCTTCTAGGGCTTGTCGCTATCCGCGACCCGGGATTTACCCAATCCCTTGCCCTAGAAGGTCCCTTTACTGTGGTTCCTCTGCTACTTCCCGTCGGGGCCCTCGGTGGCGTCGGTTTCGCCATCGGAACCAGCTTCAATAGCGTCCGCGGGCTTATCGCCAGCACCGGACTCCAGCTCCTTGTCCTTGGCCATCTCGGCACGAATCTCATCGAGGCGAGAGGTCGCGGCCATATCGTGGCCTGCGGCAGTAATCTCCTGAATGCGATCCCCGCCGGAGGCTTGGTGCAGCTCCTGGGCGCCAAGGGCGTCAGCGTAGCGCTTCTCAATCTTGGCGCGCACGCCATCCAACGTCGGCGTGGAATCGTCTGGCTTCAACTCATTCATGGAGTCGAGAGCCTCAGCGTTTTTCTCCTGCATAGCGGCCTGGTCAGCCTGCGCCAGGAGCTGATCCACCTGTGCCAGCTGCTCCTTGAGGCGTGCCTCTGACTGCTGCTGCTGAGCCTTGGCCTGCTCAGCGGCCTGGGTGGCAGCCTCGTGCTGGGCCTTAATTCCCTCGAGCTCCTTCTCCACCGCAACGAGCTGGCTTGCTACAACCTCAGCAGCCTGGTTGTACTCGGACGCTACCTGCGGATCCTCGGCCTTCTCAGCGAGCTCGAGAGCCCGGCGCGTCTGATCTTGATAGTCCTTCTGAGACTTCACCAGGCGGTTGAGCTGCATCTCCAGCTGGGACTTACGGCCAATGATCTCCGCGGCATGCTCGGAAATCTGACGGTGCTGTTCTTTTGCACCTTCCACTGCCTGCTGGATTTGGACCTTCGGGTCGGCATTCTCATCAATCTTCTGATCGAAAGATGCCATCACGTACTTCCAGCCCTTGCTGAATGGATTAGCCATCGCGCTTACTCCTTCATGCTTCCTGCGGCAGAGCATCCCGCCGCGGTTGTTGAATGCAGTCGTCTGAATTATCTATGTCGTTTGTAGTGGCGCAATAAAAAGCGCTTTCCTGCGAGTGTAGCGATACTCACAGAAAAGCGCGCGTGATGCGGGCTAGGGATTATTCAGCCTGCTCGCCCTGCTGCTGTTCCACCTGGGCGCGGACCTCATCCATATCGAGAGCCTTGACCTGGGTGATGAGGTCCTCCAATGCTGCCGGCGGAAGTGCGCCTGCCTCACGGAACACCATGATGCCGTCACGGAAGACCATCAGGGTCGGGATGGACTGAATCTGCAGTTTGGCTGCGAACTCCTGGTTAGCTTCAGTATCGAGCTTGGCGAAGGTAGCGTCCGGGTGCTCCTCGGAGGCCTTCTCAAAGATCGGGCCGAAGCGCTTGCAGGGACCGCACCATTCCGCCCAGGCATCGACAAGCGTAATGCCTTCGCCTTCAATAAGCTCCTTGAACTTGTCCTCAGTAATATCAATCGTTGCCATTGGTCATTCTCCCTATCAATTCGGGTTCATTCTTAGGTTCTTCTCCCCACAACGGTACACAACACCGTTCTATTCCTTGCAAGAATACCCTAGGGGGGTATACCCTCGGATTTAGATCATTCCCAATAGAAAGGAACCTCCACCATGGCTACCAAGAATTACACCGTTACCGGCATGACCTGTGGTCACTGCGAGATGTCCGTCAAGGAAGAAGTTGGCGAGATTGCCGGCGTCACCGAGGTCACCGCTGACCACGCTACCGGCGCTGTCAGCGTCAGTGGCGAGGGCTTCACTGACGAGCAGGTTGCTGCCGCTATCGCCGAAGCTGGCTACGAGCTGGCCTAACTATCATGACTAACGTCCTCCAGCCCGCCGGCCCCCTAGCCCACCTCGACCTCGGTGTCACCGGGATGACATGTACCTCATGCTCCTCCCGCGTCGAACGCAAGCTCAACAAGGTTGAAGGCGTTGAGGCCACGGTCAACTTCGCCACGGAGTCCGCCTCCGTGAGCTATGACCCTGACACCACTACACCTGCCGATCTCATTGAGGTTGTCGAAGGCGCAGGATACGGGGCCTTCACCATGGGTAGTGAGGACGACACTGAATCCGGGACCACACCGACGGAATCCGCGCGTGATGCCGAAGCCGCCGATCTTCTGCACCGCACGGTCGTCTCCGGTGCGCTGTCACTGCCACTCATGGTGCTGTCTATGGTTCCAGCCCTGCAGTTTCAGCACTGGCAGTGGGCCTGCTTGGTGTTGGCAACCATCGTGTACATCTTTGGTGGCGCGCCCTTCCACCGAGCCACGTGGGCCAACCTCAAGCATGGCTCAGCCACGATGGACACGCTCATCACCTTGGGCACCACTGCGGCTTATGTCTGGTCCCTCTACGCCCTTTTCCTGGGCAATGCCGGCATGCCCGGAATGACCATGCACATGACGTTGCGCTCCAACGATGCCCAGATGGACCATATCTACCTTGAGTCAGTTGGAATGGTCATCACTTTCCTACTTTTGGGGCGCTGGTTCGAGGTCAAGGCCAAGGGCCGCTCCTCGGAAGCGCTCACGACTCTGCTCACCATGGGCGCGAAGGACGCGACCGTTCTGCGAGGCGAGACGGAACAGCGTATTTCCGTCTCCGACCTGCGCGTGGGTGACACCATCGTTGTCCGGCCCGGTGAAAAGATCGCCACCGATGGCGTCGTCACCGCTGGGCACTCCGCCGTTGATGAGTCACTGCTCACGGGCGAATCCCTCCCGGTCGAGGTCGCCCCAGGCAGTCGCGTGACGGGCGCGACCATCAACACCTCAGGCCGCCTGGAAGTGCGCGCCACCCGTGTGGGGTCCGATACGGTGCTGTCTCAGATGGGCAAGCTCGTCACCGACGCCCAGGCCTCAAAGGCACCTATCCAGCGTCTTGCCGACCGCATCGCCAGCGTTTTCGTCCCCATCGTCATCGGTATCGCGCTTCTCACCCTCGCCGCGCACCTCATCGTCGGTGGCGTCGCCCCAGCGTTTGTCGCCGCGGTCTCCGTGCTCATCATTGCCTGTCCGTGCGCCATGGGCTTGGCGACGCCCACCGCAATCC is a genomic window of Corynebacterium singulare containing:
- a CDS encoding ATP-binding cassette domain-containing protein; the protein is MIKTPDFTFSDGLTHGLVGPNGIGKTTLLRKIAGQLGGSGITVDGEKPFDNEKVLNKVVLMGIDNPLPEGWNMKKVFTVSSLRWPTWNKERAEELVERFELPMKNYSGLSRGQKSAASFIVAVASGVPIMLLDEPYLGLDAAKREVFYDVLREEHGRTIIVSTHHLNELSGLLDTVALMGENPLSGPIDEFIEGVVKLTGPAEALDRALGRLSLPVLERESSAVADRALVDARPNHSTNVFDMAQEMGLRASEVSLEQAVLALGETR
- the trxA gene encoding thioredoxin, whose translation is MATIDITEDKFKELIEGEGITLVDAWAEWCGPCKRFGPIFEKASEEHPDATFAKLDTEANQEFAAKLQIQSIPTLMVFRDGIMVFREAGALPPAALEDLITQVKALDMDEVRAQVEQQQGEQAE
- a CDS encoding PspA/IM30 family protein: MANPFSKGWKYVMASFDQKIDENADPKVQIQQAVEGAKEQHRQISEHAAEIIGRKSQLEMQLNRLVKSQKDYQDQTRRALELAEKAEDPQVASEYNQAAEVVASQLVAVEKELEGIKAQHEAATQAAEQAKAQQQQSEARLKEQLAQVDQLLAQADQAAMQEKNAEALDSMNELKPDDSTPTLDGVRAKIEKRYADALGAQELHQASGGDRIQEITAAGHDMAATSRLDEIRAEMAKDKELESGAGDKPADAIEAGSDGETDATEGPDGK
- a CDS encoding GntR family transcriptional regulator — translated: MDNSAQPLFRQIAVLIEDAIIDGTLAEGAQAPSTNELAAFHSINPATARKGLTLLADLGILEKRRGIGMFVTFGAAELIRARRRQDFAAEYAAPLIDEAVHLGYTRQQLHDLIDLVAESRGLYS
- a CDS encoding heavy-metal-associated domain-containing protein, yielding MATKNYTVTGMTCGHCEMSVKEEVGEIAGVTEVTADHATGAVSVSGEGFTDEQVAAAIAEAGYELA
- a CDS encoding heavy metal translocating P-type ATPase codes for the protein MTNVLQPAGPLAHLDLGVTGMTCTSCSSRVERKLNKVEGVEATVNFATESASVSYDPDTTTPADLIEVVEGAGYGAFTMGSEDDTESGTTPTESARDAEAADLLHRTVVSGALSLPLMVLSMVPALQFQHWQWACLVLATIVYIFGGAPFHRATWANLKHGSATMDTLITLGTTAAYVWSLYALFLGNAGMPGMTMHMTLRSNDAQMDHIYLESVGMVITFLLLGRWFEVKAKGRSSEALTTLLTMGAKDATVLRGETEQRISVSDLRVGDTIVVRPGEKIATDGVVTAGHSAVDESLLTGESLPVEVAPGSRVTGATINTSGRLEVRATRVGSDTVLSQMGKLVTDAQASKAPIQRLADRIASVFVPIVIGIALLTLAAHLIVGGVAPAFVAAVSVLIIACPCAMGLATPTAILVGTGRGAEMGILIKGPEILESTRQIDTIVLDKTGTITEGRMSVTEVTPSSASTTTTLTEDELLRLAAAVEKGSKHPIARAIVGAYEGELPAAEAYEELPGQGIEATIDGSRVRVGRPPAGYEGTGTQVGVYVDGDLAGTIELHDRIKDSSISAIARLKELGLEPHLLTGDNAGAARAVASEVGIAPSDVLAEVMPEDKVDAVKRLQAEGKVVAMVGDGVNDAAALAQADLGIAMGAGADVAIEASDITVMNNDLSSVADSVRLARRTLRIIKSNLFWAFAYNIILIPVAAFGLLNPLLAGLAMALSSVFVVTNSLRLKSFTSSE
- a CDS encoding NYN domain-containing protein, whose translation is MLERTLVFVDTSYLLASFYNSWETGARAQLEIDLPEVVSSLGCMIENQVGNRIHRQYWYDGIPDTGPHRYQRALRVCDGVQLRTGQLIEWGERRTQKAVDTRLVADMIVSAMKGQVTDFVLVSGDADMIPGVQEAVNNGVRVHLYGFGWDSMSSALRHACDSTTILDPREDFADAMELEVLEGPLPPTIREPRESDEESDSDAVLGDVPADQPSAPTDSTTDGEDHEPEEPTEAQAAFPSAPKPGPSTPSAAAPAAPDAATAEAPIDEDEPILSGRRSPAAAASTEDSSDADDVTNKEFSEAKPADAQASDMNTAPKPGPKPSAPKPSMMAPRRKLRSKYVPLPEEVWSSAGFQSPFDVGQQYASWWFDNAASADQRDQAHLLSGGGLPPEIDRPLLQFACETLHEYTLTETQRVNLRDGFHSGIRGVLINIRRQDG